In the genome of Streptomyces sp. Q6, the window GTCTCGCGCAGCGCGGCCAGTGGCGCGGTGCGCCCCGCGCGCAGGGCGGGCAGCAGGGCCGAGCCCAGGCAGACCAGGACACCGACGGCCAGCGGCAGCAGCAGGGACAGCGGACTGACCACCAACTCCCCTTCAGGGAAGGGGAATCCGATCGCGGGGAAGAGCGCCTGCAATCCGGCGGCGATCCCGATGCCGCCCGCGAGACCGGCGGCCGACGCGAGGACGGCGACGACGCTCGCCTCGACGAGCGTCGACGCGGTCACCTGTCGGCGGGACGCGCCGAGCGCCCGCAACAGGGCGTTCTCCCGGGTGCGTTGGGCCACGACGATCGCGAAGGTGTTGTGGATCGAGAACGTCGCGACGAGCAGCGCGATGCCGGAGAACACGAGGAGGAAGGTGGTGAACAGGGTCAGGAACTGGCCGGAGATCATGTCGGTGTTCTCCTGCGCCGACTCCTGACCGGTGAGGGCCTCGATCCCGTCGGGCAGCTCGCCCTTCAGCGTGTCGACGAGCTCCCGCTGGCTGATGCCGGGCCCCGCCCGCACCTGGATGGTGGAGGCCTCGCCCGGCTTCGGGGTGAGGTACTTCTCCGCGTCGGCACGGGTCATGCCGGTATAGGTGACCTGGGCCATGCCGTCCTCGCCGCCGAACGTCGCGAGGCCGACGATCGTGACCTTCACCGGGTCGGGGGTGCGCAGGGTGGTGGTGTCGCCGATCTTCAGGTCGCCGGTCTTCGCGGCGCCCCGGTTGACGACGACCTCACCGCTCTGGCGCGGCGCCCGCCCATCGGCGAGCTGGTACGCATTGAGGTCCGGGTCGTCGATCCAGTTGCCGGCGAGGGTCGGCGGGCCCTGGCCGCCGATGGGCTCGCCGTTCGCGCCGACGAGCTGGCCCGCGCCCTGGATGACGGGCACGGCGGCGGCCACGCCCGGCTCCTTCTCCAGGTCGTCCGCGAGGGACGCCCGCACCGGCTGCCGGGTGCCCTGGCTCTCACCGGGCGTGGTGATGACGTTGGTGCTGCGCACGACGGCGTCCGTGCCGCTGCCGGCACCGGCGAACAGCGCGTCGAAGCTCGCCCGCAGCGTGTCGCCCATGACCAGGGTGCCGGCGAGGAACGCGACGCCGAGCAGGACGGCGGTGAACGTTCCGGCGAAGCGGCGCTTGTGCGCGAGAAGCGACTTCAGACTGAGGCGTGCGGAGGCGTTCATGACGATCCGCCCTCCTGTCGTGACGGGCGCGACGGGTCCGACGGACCGGGCGAGTGCGACGCGGCGCCGTCGAAGGCCTTCATACGGTCGAGGACCCGGTCGGCGGTGGGGTGTTCCATGTGGTCGACGAGGCGCCCGTCGGCGAGGAAGACGACCTCGTCGGCGTGGGCCGCGGCGACCGGGTCGTGGGTGACCATGACGACGGTGCGGCCGGTGCGCCGGGCCGCGTCGCCGAGCAGCCCGAGGACCTCCCCGCCGGAGCGCGAGTCGAGGTTGCCGGTGGGCTCGTCGGCGAAGACGACGTCGGGCCGGCCCGCGAACGCCCGTGCCACGGCGACGCGTTGCTGCTGGCCGCCGGAGAGTTCGGCGGGCCGGTGGTGCAGCCGGTCGCGCAGTCCGACGACGTCGATGAGGGCGTCGAGCCACTCCCGGTCGGGCCGGGCGCCCGCGAGGTCGATCGACAGCGTGATGTTCTCGGCGACGGTGAGCGTCGGCACCAGGTTGAAGGCCTGGAACACGAACCCGATGCGGTCGCGCCGCAGCAGGGTCAGGCGCTTGTCGTCGAGGGCGCTCAGATCGGTGTCGCCGAGGTACGCGGCGCCCTCGCTGAGCGTGTCGAGCCCCGCCGCGCAGTGCATGAGGGTCGACTTGCCGGAGCCCGACGGCCCCATGATCGCGGTGAACCGTCCGGCGCGGAAGCCCACGCTCACGCCGTCGAGGGCACGGACGGCGGTGTCGCCCGCCCCGTACACCTTGACGGCGTTCTCGACGCGCGCCGCGGTCCCGGTGAGCGTCGCGGTGGTCATGCCGCACCGCCCTTGGTGTCGGCGTGCCGCCCGAACTCCTCGTTCAGGACGCTCAGCCGGCGCCAGTACTCGTCCTCGTCGATCTCACCGGCGGCGAAGCGGCGGCCGAGGACGGCGATCGGCGAGTGCTCCTCCACGCGGGGGCCGGGGCGCCACGGTCCGCGGCGGCCGCGCCGGACGGTGCGGCGCAGCAGGGTGACGACGCCGACCACCGCGGCCGCCCAGATCAGCGGGAAGAGAAGGATCCACGGGCCGGGGCCGCCGCCGCCGAAGTGCGCGAGGGTCTGCATCTGACTCATCTCCCGAAGTGGGTCGTTGTGTGATGAGTCGAGCGTCGCGCCGCCGGGGGGTCCGAGTCGTCGTACGGCCAGCGGCAGTGCGCGTACCACCGCGGGAGTACAGGAGCCCTCGCCGACTGCTCCCCCCGTGCGTCGGCCCCGGCCTTGCCGTCTGTAACTACTAGTATGTACGGTGAGCTCATGAGCACTCAGGACCGGCTGATCGAGACGACCCGTGAGCTGTTGTGGGAGCGCGGCTATGTGGGCACGAGCCCCAAGGCGATCCTCCAGCGCGCGGGCGTCGGCCAGGGCAGCATGTACCACCACTTCACCGGGAAGGGCGATCTCGCACTCGCCGCGATCACCCGCACCGGTGAGGAGATGCGGGCCATGATCGACGGGCTGCTCGACGCCGGCGGGTCCGCGTACGAGCGGATCGAGGCGTATCTGCTGCGCGAGCGCGACGTGTTGCGCGGCTGCCCGGTGGGGCGGCTGACGATGGACCCGGACGTGATCGCCAGCGACGAGCTGCGCGCGCCGGTCGAGGCGACCATCGCCCACCTCAAGGACCGGCTCGCGGTTGTCGTCCAAGAGGGCGTCGACGGCGGGGAGTTCGCGCCGCACCTGGTGGCGGCCGATGTCGCGGCGGCGATCGTCGCGACCGTGCAGGGCGGTTACGTCCTGGCGCGGGCCGCAGGCAGCACGGACGCGTTCGACATGGGCGTACGCGGCCTGCTCTCCCTCCTCTCCCCGTCCTCCCCCGCCGCCTCTCGCACCCCTTCCCCCGACCTTCCGAAGGACTGAGGACTTCCCCGTGCACATCACGCGCACCCGCCCCGCATCGCTGCGGGGCCCGGCCGACAACTTCACCGGCACGGTCTGGCTCGACCAGGTCGCCGCACCCGAACTCCCCTCCCGGCTGCGGATGTTCAGCGTGCACTTCGCTCCCGGCGCGCACACCGCCTGGCACACCCATCCGCACGGACAGGTCCTGCACGTCCTGGCGGGCGAGGGCCGCGTGCGGCGCGAGGGCGGCGAGGTGGAGGTGATCCGGGCCGGCGACACCGTCTGGATCGAGCCGGACGAATGGCACTGGCACGGCGCGGGGCCGCACACGTTCATGACGCATCTGGCGACCGTCGAGGCCGCCGAGGACGGGACGACGACGTGCTGGGGCGCCCATGTCGTCGACGGCGACGCCACCCCGGCGCGCTGAGGCGGAGGGACACACCGTGCAGGCGATGCAGTACGAGATCACGTTGCCGGCCGACTACGACATGGGCGTCATCCGCGACCGGGTGCGGACCAAGGGTCACCTGATGGACGACTTCCCGGGGCTCGGCGCCAAGGCGTACCTGATGCGGGAGCGCGGCGTGGACGGCTCGCCCGTGAACCAGTACGCGCCCTTCTACCTGTGGCACACCCCGCAGGGCATGAACTCCTTCCTGTGGGGTCCCGGATTCCAGGGCGTGGTCGCCGACTTCGGGCGGCCCGTCGTCCAGCACTGGACGGGCGTGGCGTACGCGGAGGGGCCGGCCGGGGCGGGTACCGCACGGGCCGCCGTGCGGCGCCGCACCCCGCTCCTCGCGGGCTGCCACGCGGGTGACCACCTTCCCGACGTGATCGCGGAGTCGGTTCGGGAGACCGCCCAACTCGGCGACGAGGACGGCTTGTTGTACGCCTCTTCCGTCGTCGACCCGCGCACCTGGGAGCTGGTGAGCTTCTCCGTCTGGGACCACGCGGCGCCGACAGCACCCGGCGACCTCTACCAGGTGCTTCACCTGTCCGATCCCGGGCGCGACGCACTGACTCCGGGGAGGCAGTGGTGAACGCGACCGTCCGCAGCGTCCAAGGGGACCTGGATCCGGGGCAGTTGGGCGTGGTCGACTCGCACGACCATCTCTTCTTCCGCAGCCCGCTGCTGCCGGGGCAGGAGTTGGACGACGTGGACCTCGCGCGGCGGGAGTTGGAGTCCTACGCGGCGGTGGGCGGCGGGACCGTCGTGCAGTGGACGCCGTACGGTCTCGGGCGGCGCGCCGCGGAGCTGCCCGCGCTGGCGGCGACGACCGGGGTGCGGATCGTGGCGGCGACCGGGCTGCACCAAGCCGCCCACTACACACCGGAGTCGCTCGCGCGGCGGGCCGACGATCTCGCCGAGGTCTTCGTGCGCGAGCTCACGGAGGGCATCGCGGGCAGTGGCGTACGGGCGGGTCTGATCAAGGTCGCCGGAGGGTTCCACGCGCTCGACACGCACGCGCGGTGGACGATGCGGGCGGCGGCCGAGGCGCATCACGCGACCGGGGCGCCGATCGCCGTCCACCATGAGCTGGGCACGGGCGCGCTGGACGTACTCGACCTGCTGTGCGGGGAGTTGGAGGTGCCGGCGCACCGGGTGATCCTCGGTCACCTCAATCGGTCGCCCGACGTCGTGGCGCACCGGGAGGCCGCGCGGTCCGGCGCCTATCTGGCCTTCGACGGGCCGTCGCGGGCCAACCACGCCACCGACTGGCGGATGCCGGACGCGATGGCGGCGCTCGCCGCCGGCGGATACGCGGACCGACTGCTGCTCGGCGGCGACACGACGAGCGCCGGGGCGCGTTCGGTGAGCGGTGGGCCCGGCATGCCGTACCTGCTGCGCCGGGTGCGGCCGCGCCTGGAGGAGTCGCTGGGCGAGGAGGGGGTGCGGCGGGTACTGGTCGCGAACCCGGCGCGAGCGTTCGCGGTGGAGTGGGCGTGACGGTTCCGGTGGGCTGAGTCCTTGAGGATGGACGGTCTGGGGCCCGGCGACCGGACGGCCCAGCAGTCCGGAGACTGGACGGTTCCGCGGCCCGGCGGTCCGGAGGTCAGCGGCTGGAAGGCCGGCCGTCCGGAGGCCGGCGGTCGGAGACCGGTCGTCCCAAGGTCAGCGGCTGGAAGGCCGGCCGCCCGAAGGCCGGCGGTCGGAGACCGGTCGTCCCAAGGTCAGCGGCTGGAAGGGCGGCCGTCCGGAGGCCGGCGGTCGGAGACCGGCCGCCCGAAGGCTGACGGCCAGAGACCGGCCGCCCGAAGGCTGACGGCCAGAGACCGGCCGCCCGAAGGCTGACGGTCGGAGACCAGTCGCCCGAAGGCTGACGGTCGGAGACCGGTCGCCCAAAGGCTGACGGCCGGCGTCTCTGGAGACCGGGCGGAGACCTGAGTTCCTGCCCAGCCGCTGGCGGCGAGCGCTCCGCCGGGTCAGCCCGCCGTGAGCGCGCCCAGCGGATCGTCGAGGACCGGCTGCCACGCCAACTCGGCTGCGCCGACCAGGCTGTTGTGGTCGAGCGTGCACGCCAGGATCGGCACGCCGCCGCTGCGCCCCCACAGGCTGCGGTCGGCCACGACGGCGCGCAGCCGCTCCGGGTCGGCGTCCAGGAGGGCGCGGTGCAGTCCGCCGAGGATGATGCGGTCCGGGTTGAGGATGTTGACCAGTCCCGCGAGGCCGAGGCCGAGCCGGTCGATGAGGGCCTCGGTGGCCCGGCGCACCCCCGGGTCGTCCTTGGCCTGGGTGAGCAGGTCGCGGGCCTGTTCCAGGAGGGAGCGCTCGGGGCCGGGGGTGCGGCCCGCCTCCGCGAGGAAGGCGAGCGGGTCGGCCTCGACGTCGAGACACCCGCGGCTGCCGCAGTGGCAGGGCCGGCCCTCGGGGTTGACGGTGAGGTGGCCGACCTCCAGGGCGAGGCCCGAACTGCCCGAGTGCAGGCGGCCGTCGAGCACCAGGGCGCCGCCCACACCGCGGTGTCCGGTGGCGACGCAGAGCAGGTCCCTCGCGCCGCGTCCGGCGCCGTGCCGGTGTTCGGCGAGGGCGCCGAGGTTGACGTCGTTCGCGGCGAACGCCGGGGTGGGCAGCCCCGCTTCGCGTACGCAGTCGGCGAAGATCTGGCGGACCGGGGCGCCGACCGGCCAGGCCAGGTGCAGCGGGTTCAGCGCGGTGCCGTCGGGTTCGGCGACGGCGGACGGCACGGCGAGCCCGGCGCCGACACAGCGCCGCCCGGTGCTCTCCAGGAGCCGGACGCCCGCTTCGACCACGGAGCGCAGCACGTCCGCCGGGTCCGGGTCGATGATCTCGCAGCCGGGCGTGGTGGCGACGATGTGCCCGCCGAGTCCGACGAGGGCCGCGCGGTAGCCGTCCGAGTGGACCTGGGCGGCGAGCGCTACGGGCCCGTCCTCCGCGACGGAGAGGCGGTGCGAGGGACGGCCCTGGGAACCCGCGGCGGCGCTCGGCTTCGCGTCGATGCGGATGAGGCCGAGGGCCTCCAGTTCGGCGGCGACCGCGCCGGCCGTGGCGCGGGTCACCCCCAGTTCGGCGGTGAGTACGGCGCGGGTCGGCGCACGTCCGGTGTGGACGAGTTCGAGCGCGGGACCGAGCGCGCTGCGGCCCCGCTCCAGACGCGGTGGCCGCGCGGCACCGTCGCCCGCCGTGTGGTTCCCGCTCCCGGAGGCCGCCCTGCCGCCCATCAGCAACTCCTCGCCCTGATCACGGTCTGGAATGGTAGCCGGTGAACGACGTCGCCCCCCGGCCCGGAGGTGACCCCGGGTACCGGGAGGCGGGCGCGGGGCCGCACCGCGGGCGTCAGCCCCGTACCACCCCGATCAGCTCGCTGACCGTACGGGTCATCGCCTCGCGTCCGACGGTGAGGTACTTGCGGGAGTCGACCGCGTCCGGGTGCGTCGCGAGGAACTCCCGTATGGCGGCGGTCATCGCGATGTTCAGGGCCGTACCGACGTTGACCTTGGCGATGCCGCCGCGGACCGCCTCGGTGAGTTCGCCGTCCGGGACGCCCGACGAGCCGTGCAGGACGAGCGGCACGTCGAGGCCGTCGGCGAGCCGCTTCAGCAGGTCGTGGTCGAGGGCGGCGGTGCGGGTGGTCATGGCGTGCGAGGAGCCGATGGCGACGGCGAGGGCGTCGACGCCCGCGTCGGAGACGTAGGCGCGGGCCTCACCGGGGTCGGTGCGGGCGCCCGGGGCATGCGCGTCCAGCGGCGCCGCCCCGTCCTTGCCGCCGACCTCGCCCAGTTCGGCCTCCACCCACAGGCCGTTGGCGTGCCCCCAGTCGGCGGCGGCGCGGGTCGCGGCGAGGTTCTCGTCGTAGGGCAGCCGCGCGGCGTCGTACATCACGGAGCTGAACCCGGCGTCGACGGCCTGCCGCAGCAGGTCGTCGCTCTGGACGTGGTCGAGGTGGAGGGCGACGTCGACGCCCGCCCCCTCGGCGACGGACGCGGCCGCGCGGGCCAGCGGCAGGAGGCGGCCGTAGCGGTAGCGGACGGCGTTCTCGCTGATCTGGAGGATGACGGGCGCGTCGACGGCCTCGGCGCCCGCGACGACTGCCTCGACGTGTTCGAGGGTGATGACGTTGAACGCGGCGACGGCGCCGCGCCGGTCCGCCGCGGCACCGACGAGCGTCCCTGTGGTGGCGAGGGGCACGGTCTCTCCCTTCTCAGGTCTCTCTGGTCCTGGTCGACAGCGGTCAGTTGTCGGTGAGGATGACGGAGCGGGTGAGGTGGCGCGGCTGGTCGGGGTCGAGGCCGCGGCGGGCCGCGACGGCGACGGCGAGGCGCTGTGCGCGGACGAGTTCGGCGAGCGGGTCGAGGCCGCCCTCGATCCAGAGCGCGCCGGTCCCGGCGACCTCCTCGGCGAGGCCCTCGGGGGCCTCGCCCAGCATCCAGGTGGCGGTGCCGGACGTGGTGACGCTGATGGGGCCGTGGCGGTACTCCATCGCGGGGTACGCCTCGGTCCACGACAGGGACGCCTCGCGCATCTTCAGCGCCGCCTCGTTGGCGAGGCCGACCGTCCAGCCGCGTCCCAGGAACGTGAACTGGTCGCAGTCCACGAGGCCTTCGGGCAGCGGCTCGGCGAGCGCGGTGCGCGCGTCGGCGACGGCCTGCTCGGTGTGCAGGCCGAGGTGGGCCCGGAGCAGAGTGAGCGCGGTCGTGGCGAAGCGGGTCTGCACGACGGACTTCTCGTCGGCGAAGTCGAGCACGACGAGGTCGTCGGCGGCCGTCCGGATCGGCGTGTCCGGGTCGCCCGTGACCGCGGTCGTCGGTGTCGTCCCCTTGAGGGCGGCGAGGAGGTCGAGGACCTCGGTGGTGGTGCCGGAGCGGGTGAGCGCGACCACCCGGTCGTAGCGGCGCCCGGCCGGGAACTCCGACGCGGCGAAGGCGTCCGTCTCGCCCTGCCCGGCCTGTTCGCGCAGCGCGGCCGCGGCCTGGGCCATGAACCACGAGGTGCCGCAGCCGACGATCGCGACCCGCTCCCCCGCGGCCGGCAGCGCCGCCTCGTGCCGCGCGGCCAGGTCCGCGCCACGCGTCCAGCACTCCGGCTGGCTGGTCAGCTCGTTCTCGACATGGCTCATGCCGTGCCCCACTCCCCGATCGATGTCGCCCCAGAACTGCATGCTTGTTCGTGCAAGATATAGCGAGCTTTCAATCACAATCAAGCATTCGCGCGCACACGGGCTAGGGTCTGTGCGGACACATGACGAGTCGTACGACGATTGGAGGCCGCGGATGTCCCGCGACGCCCGGTGGAAGTCCCTCCTCGAACTGCTCGTCGAGCGCGGCCGTCTCGACGTGGAGGAGGCGGCGGGCGAACTGGGCGTGTCCGCCGCGACGATCCGCCGCGACTTCGACCAGCTCGCCGAGCAGCAGATGCTGGTACGCACGCGCGGCGGCGCGGTCGTGCACGGCGTCAGCTACGAGTTGCCGCTGCGCTACAAGACCGCGCTGGGCGCCGCCGAGAAGCAGCGCATCGCCAAGGCCGTCGGCGAGCTCCTGTCGCCCGGCGAGGCGGTGGGCCTGACCGGCGGCACGACCACGACCGAGGTCGCGCGGGCGCTCGCCGTCCGCCCCGACCTCGCCTCCGGCACCCCCGCCCTGACGATCGTCACGAACGCCCTGAACATCGCCAACGAGCTGGCCGTACGGCCCCAGTTCAAGATCGTGCTGACCGGCGGCGTCGCCCGCGCGCAGTCGTACGAGTTGATCGGTCCGCTCGCCGACGGGGTGCTGAGCCAGATCACGCTGGACACCGCGGTGCTCGGCGTCGTGGGTCTCGATGTCACGCACGGCGCGTCCGCGCACGACGAGGCGGAGGCCGCGATCAACCGGCTGCTGTGCGAGCGGGCGGAGCGCGTGATCGTCGCGGCGGACTCCAGCAAGCTGGGCCACCGGGCGTTCGCCCGGATCTGCGCGGTGGAGCAGGTGGACATCCTGGTCACGGACACGGCCGCCGACAAGGAGACCCTCGCGCGGTTCGCGGAGGCGGGGCTTCAGGTCGTCGCCGTCTGAGGCCGGACCGGCGCGCAGAGCTTCGGGCGAGGGCGCGTGGTGCGCAGGCACCGCGCGCCCTTTCGTGTGCCATGGCGCACACCGGCAACCCCCTTGTCCCCCGCCGCTTTCCGCACCTAACCTGACTTTGTGTCGCTACTAAACAAACTGGGAACCGTCAGCGCCGACGGCCCACGCCCCGCCTCCCTGACCCGCCTGCGCGTCGCCCTCACCGTCTTCTTCGCCCTCGACGGATTCGTCTTCGCGGGCTGGGTGGTCCGCATCCCCGCGATCAAGGAGCAGACCGGGGCGTCCGCGAGCCAACTCGGGCTCGCCCTGCTCGGGGTGTCGGCCGGCGCCGTCGTCACGATGATGCTGACCGGGCGGCTGTGCCGCCGCTTCGGCAGCCACGCGGTCACCGTGGCCTGCGGCGTCCTGCTCCCCCTGACGGTCCTGCTCCCGCCGCTGACGCACTCTCCGCTCGCCCTCGGACTCGTCCTGCTGGCGTTCGGAGCGGCGTACGGCGGTATCAACGTGGCGATGAACAGCGCGGCCGTCGATCTCGTCGCCGCCCTGCGCCGCCCGGTCATGCCGAGCTTCCACGCGGCGTTCAGCCTCGGCGGCATGGTCGGATCCGGCCTCGGCGGCCTCGTCGCCGCGCATCTCTCCCCCACCCGGCACCTGCTGGGCATCACGGTCATCGGCCTGGTGGTCACGGCGGTGACGGCGCCGACCCTGCTGCGCACGCCCGCGCCCCGCCCGCCGGAAGGTATACGGACTCCGGCAGGATCACGCCCGATCGACCGTCGCGTACGCGGCCTCGTCCTGGTCTTCGGCCTCATCGCCCTGTGCACGGCGTACGGCGAAGGGGCCCTCGCCGACTGGAGCGCCCTGCACATGGAGCAGGACCTGCACGCCCACCCGGGCGTCGCCGCCGCCAGTTACTCGTGCTTCGCGTTCGCCATGACGATCGGCCGGCTCAGCGGCACGTCGCTGCTCGAACGGCTCGGCAGGGCACGGACGGTGGTCTTCGGCGGCGCGACGGGCGCGGCCGGGATGCTGCTCGGTTCGCTGGCGCCGTGGGCGTGGCTCGCCCTCGTCGGGTTCGCGATCACGGGGCTCGGGCTCGCGAACATCTTCCCCGTCGCGGTCGAGCGGGCCGGGGCGCTCGCGGGCCCGACCGGCGTCGCCGCCGCGTCCACGCTCGGCTACGGCGGGATGCTGCTCGGCCCGCCGGCGATCGGCTTCATGGCGGACTGGTTCTCGCTGCCCGCGGCGCTGACGAGCGTGGCGCTGCTCGCGGCGGTGGCGGCGACGATCGGGTTCGCGACACGGCGGTCCGCCACCGTGTGACCCGTGAAATCCCCTGGGTTCGAGCACGCTCCACCCGGCAGACTCGCCCCCATGGAAATCGCCGAGCACATTCAGATCGTCGACACGCAGGGCCGGTCGCTCGCGGCCGCCGCCGAGGAGGCGGGCGTCGACGCGAAGGTGGCAGCCTGTCCCGACTGGCAGGTGCGCGACCTGCTGCGCCATCAGGGCGCGGTGCACCGGTGGGCCGCCTCGCACGTCGAGCAGGGCTCCGCGCGGCCGCTCCCGCTGACCGAGCGGGCCGACCTCGACGGCGACGCGCTGCTCGCATGGTTCCGGGAGGGACACCGCCACCTCGTCGATACGCTGACGAACGCCGATCCCGGGCTGGAGTGCTGGGCCTTCCTGCCCGCCCCTTCACCGCTCGCCTTCTGGGCGCGGCGCCAGGCCCACGAGACGACCGTGCACAGCGTGGACGCGCGGTCGGCGCTGAACCCCGCCGAGCAGGCCCGACCGGAGGCGATCTCGGCGGAGTTCGGGGCGGACGGCATCGACGAACTGCTGACCGGCTTCCACGCGCGGGCGCGCAGCCGGGTGCGTTCGGACGTGCCGCGGGTGCTGCGGGTCCGCGCGACGGACGTGGACGACGCCGTGTGGACGGTGCGGATCACCGAGGAGCCACCCGTGACGGTGCGCGGCGCGGTGGGCGACGCGGACTGCGAGGTGTCGGGCCCCGCGGCCCGGCTCTACCTGGCGCTGTGGAACCGGCTGCCGCTGCCGGACGTGAGCGGTGACGCCGCGCTCGCCGCACTGTGGCGCGAGCGTTCGGGAATCTGAGCCACGCCAGGGGGCCTGCACGCAGGCGGCAGGTCGCGCGGGCCGTCAGGCGTCGGCCGCACCGGATTCGCCGGACGGCTCCAGCATCCGGCCGAGCACGGCCCTCTGGAGCGGCCGTACTCGCGCGTGCAGGTCACGGCCCTTCGGCGTGAGACAGACGCGCACCCCGCGCCGGTCCTCGCTGCACATGCCGCGCTCCACGAGGCCGTCCTTCTCCAGGCGGCCGATCAGACGGGACAGGGCGCTCTGGCTGAGGTGCACCTGTCCGGCGATCTCCTGCACCCGGAAGCCGGAGATACCGTCCTCCGGCGCGCCCTCGGCGAGCACGTCGAGCACTTCGAAGTCACTGGCGCCCAGGCCGTGCCGGTGCAGCGCGCGATCGAGCTCGCACATGGTGCGCGCGTGTACCGCGAGGATGTCCCGCCACTGATCCACGAGGCCCGACGAGGGCTCCGCTTCCGACTTCTGTGCCGCCATGACCGCACCGTAGCAGAAAAGACGCCGTTTGTTGCATCGGAATTAAATGCACTTGCAGTCAATGCATGTGCATGTACTGTGCTCCGCATGACCTCTCCGCTCACCGACGCCCCGGCGTCCGCTCCGTCGTCCCCGGAGCACTCCGCAGCGCACCAGGAGCGCTGGTCCCCGCGTCTGTGGGGAACCCTCCTCGTGCTCTGCGCCGCGATGTTCCTCGACGCGCTCGACGTCTCGATGGTCGGCGTCGCGCTGCCCTCGATCGGCTCGGAACTCGGCCTGTCGACGTCGACCCTCCAGTGGGTCGTCAGCGGCTACATCCTGGGCTACGGCGGCCTGCTGCTCCTCGGTGGCCGCGCGGCCGACCTGCTCGGGCGGCGCCGTGTCTTCCTGATCGCACTCGCCGTCTTCGCGCTCGCCTCACTGCTCGGCGGGCTCGTCGACTCCGGACCGCTGCTCATCGCGAGCCGCTTCATCAAGGGCCTCAGCGCCGCGTTCACCGCGCCGGCCGGCCTGTCCATCATCACGACCACGTTCGCCGAGGGCCCGGTCCGCAACCGCGCCCTGTCCATCTACACCACCTGCGCCGCCACCGGCTTCTCCATGGGCCTCGTCCTCTCCGGCCTGCTGACGGAGGCGAGCTGGCGCCTGACCATGCTGCTGCCCGCGCCGATCGCGGTGATCGCCCTGCTGCTCGGCCTCAAGCTCATCCCGCACAGCGCCAAGGAGGAGAACCACCGCGGTTACGACGTCCCCGGCGCCATCACCGGCACGCTCTCTATGCTGCTGCTGGTCTTCACGGTGGTCGAGGCACCCGAGGCCGGCTGGGGCTCGCCCCGCACGCTGCTCTCGTTCCTGGCCGTCGCCGTCCTGTTCGCCGTGTTCGTACGGATCGAGCGGCGCTCGCCGGGGCCGCTGATCCGGCTCGGCGTACTGCGCTCCGGCACCCAGATCCGCGCGCAGATCGGCGCCATGACCTTCTTCGGCTCGTACGTGAGCTTCCAGTTCCTCGCGACGCTCTACCTCCAGTCCCTGCTCGGCTGGTCGGCGCTGAGCATGGCCCTCGCGTTCCTGCCGGCGGGCGCCCTGGTGGCGCTGTCGTCGACGAAGGTCGGCGCGATCGTGGACCGCTTCGGCACCCCGCGGGTGATCGCGGTCGGCTTCGCGCTCATGGTCGTCGGCTACGCCCTCTTCCTCCGCATCAACCTCGACCCGGTCTACGCGGCCGTCATCCTGCCCACGATGCTGCTGATCGGCGCGGCCTGCGCGCTGGTCTTCCCCTCGCTCAACATCCAGGCCACGAACGGCGTGCACGACGACGAGCAGGGCATGGTCTCCGGCCTGCTCAACACGTCCGTGCAGGTCGGCGGCGCGATCTTCCTCGCGGTGGTGACCGCCGTCGTCACGGCGAACGCCCCCGAGGGCTCCTCGCCGCAGGCGGTCCTCGACAGCTTCCGGCCCGGACTGGTGGTGATCACGGCGGTCGCCCTGGTGGGCCTGCTGGTCACGCTGACCGGTGTGCGCGCCCGGCGTCCGCAGGAGTCGCTCGTGGTCGTGCAGTCCGCGCCGGTACAGGCCGCCGAGGAGCCGGTCGCGGTACGGGACTGACCACGGCGGCGTGTTCGGGGGACGGGGCCCGCAGGCGACACACTCGCCTGCGGGCCCCGCGCCGCTTCTCCTCGCGACCGGAGCACTCCCTGCCGG includes:
- a CDS encoding ABC transporter ATP-binding protein; amino-acid sequence: MTTATLTGTAARVENAVKVYGAGDTAVRALDGVSVGFRAGRFTAIMGPSGSGKSTLMHCAAGLDTLSEGAAYLGDTDLSALDDKRLTLLRRDRIGFVFQAFNLVPTLTVAENITLSIDLAGARPDREWLDALIDVVGLRDRLHHRPAELSGGQQQRVAVARAFAGRPDVVFADEPTGNLDSRSGGEVLGLLGDAARRTGRTVVMVTHDPVAAAHADEVVFLADGRLVDHMEHPTADRVLDRMKAFDGAASHSPGPSDPSRPSRQEGGSS
- a CDS encoding phosphotriesterase — translated: MVNATVRSVQGDLDPGQLGVVDSHDHLFFRSPLLPGQELDDVDLARRELESYAAVGGGTVVQWTPYGLGRRAAELPALAATTGVRIVAATGLHQAAHYTPESLARRADDLAEVFVRELTEGIAGSGVRAGLIKVAGGFHALDTHARWTMRAAAEAHHATGAPIAVHHELGTGALDVLDLLCGELEVPAHRVILGHLNRSPDVVAHREAARSGAYLAFDGPSRANHATDWRMPDAMAALAAGGYADRLLLGGDTTSAGARSVSGGPGMPYLLRRVRPRLEESLGEEGVRRVLVANPARAFAVEWA
- a CDS encoding (R)-mandelonitrile lyase, whose amino-acid sequence is MHITRTRPASLRGPADNFTGTVWLDQVAAPELPSRLRMFSVHFAPGAHTAWHTHPHGQVLHVLAGEGRVRREGGEVEVIRAGDTVWIEPDEWHWHGAGPHTFMTHLATVEAAEDGTTTCWGAHVVDGDATPAR
- a CDS encoding TetR/AcrR family transcriptional regulator, which codes for MSTQDRLIETTRELLWERGYVGTSPKAILQRAGVGQGSMYHHFTGKGDLALAAITRTGEEMRAMIDGLLDAGGSAYERIEAYLLRERDVLRGCPVGRLTMDPDVIASDELRAPVEATIAHLKDRLAVVVQEGVDGGEFAPHLVAADVAAAIVATVQGGYVLARAAGSTDAFDMGVRGLLSLLSPSSPAASRTPSPDLPKD
- a CDS encoding ROK family protein; the encoded protein is MGGRAASGSGNHTAGDGAARPPRLERGRSALGPALELVHTGRAPTRAVLTAELGVTRATAGAVAAELEALGLIRIDAKPSAAAGSQGRPSHRLSVAEDGPVALAAQVHSDGYRAALVGLGGHIVATTPGCEIIDPDPADVLRSVVEAGVRLLESTGRRCVGAGLAVPSAVAEPDGTALNPLHLAWPVGAPVRQIFADCVREAGLPTPAFAANDVNLGALAEHRHGAGRGARDLLCVATGHRGVGGALVLDGRLHSGSSGLALEVGHLTVNPEGRPCHCGSRGCLDVEADPLAFLAEAGRTPGPERSLLEQARDLLTQAKDDPGVRRATEALIDRLGLGLAGLVNILNPDRIILGGLHRALLDADPERLRAVVADRSLWGRSGGVPILACTLDHNSLVGAAELAWQPVLDDPLGALTAG
- a CDS encoding DUF4865 family protein, with the translated sequence MQAMQYEITLPADYDMGVIRDRVRTKGHLMDDFPGLGAKAYLMRERGVDGSPVNQYAPFYLWHTPQGMNSFLWGPGFQGVVADFGRPVVQHWTGVAYAEGPAGAGTARAAVRRRTPLLAGCHAGDHLPDVIAESVRETAQLGDEDGLLYASSVVDPRTWELVSFSVWDHAAPTAPGDLYQVLHLSDPGRDALTPGRQW
- a CDS encoding SHOCT domain-containing protein, producing MQTLAHFGGGGPGPWILLFPLIWAAAVVGVVTLLRRTVRRGRRGPWRPGPRVEEHSPIAVLGRRFAAGEIDEDEYWRRLSVLNEEFGRHADTKGGAA